Part of the Halarsenatibacter silvermanii genome is shown below.
TGAAATTCCCATAAGCGACGGCTATATACATGTCATAAGACTGATAAGAAGCGACTTGAAGCTGGATGTATTCAGTGAGACATTTTCGATGCCTGAGGAGTTACAATATCAATATGTGGCTGCAACTATCTGCACTGACGCGCATATAATTCGAGTTCATGATAGTAACTGGAACAGCCTCTTCACAATACCATACAGATTGACCAAGAAATGAATTGTGTGAACGATGTCTTGAAAGTTAACCAGCATTAGGGGGCGGTTCGCCCCCTCGGGGGCGAACGTTACCGATGTTCTAACAGTTCCCCACCATTAAAAAACTGTGAACGAAGTCTTGACATTTAACAACTTGTGTTTAAATACGATTGCTTAATTCATCTTTTTACAAAAAACAAAATTCTGCCCCCTGATAAAAGGCAGAAAAGCTTTAATGAACCGCAGCAAATATTCATCACCTTCGGCAGACCGTCATGCCAGAATAAAATTTAAATCTAGCACACAGCCTTTGCCAGCTGCCTTTAAAAGCAGCGACCTTTTCGGGGATTTTTTAACTTAAAAAACTAAATCCAATTTAAGGATATCATAACTTATGGATTTAATCAAAATTTTCCTCAGTTTATTCCTTCCAGCAACCAGATTTTATCAAATCCTCTTCTCAGCAAAGCTGCGGATCGACAAGACAGATAATAGTTGATATAATATGGCTAAATGAAGTGCAATGAATGAAAGGTGAGTGCTATAAATGGGTATACTTGTCTGGCTGGCTATTATTCTATGTGTATCTCAGTCTGCCACCCTTTCCGGTCTCAATCTGGCTTATTTCAACGTGAGCAAATTGAGACTGGAAATGGAGATAGAACAGGGCAGCCGCAAAGCTAAAAAGGTGCTGGAGTTAAGAAAGGATGCCAACTTTCTGCTGGTGACAATTCTCTGGGCCAACGTTTCGGTCAATGTGCTGCTGCCGCTTTTAACCGGCTCGGTGCTCAGCGGTATTATGGCATTTTTCTTCTCCACAGTCGTCATAACTATAGTGGGCGAGATAATTCCCCAGAGCTATTTTTCCCGCCATGCTGTGGAGGTTGGGGCAAAATTTGCTCCGCTGCTCAGATTCTATCAAATTCTGCTCTATCCAGTGGCCAGGCCGACAGCGCTGTTGCTGGACAGATGGCTGGGCCGCGAGGCCATCTCCTATTTCCGCGAGGATGACATCAAGGAGATGATAAATCTGCACATGGAGGCTGAAGATACCGAGATTGAAAAGGTTGAGGGTCAGGGGGTTATCAACCTGCTCACTCTCGATGATCTTCCCGCCACAGCCGAAGGAGAAATCCTGCATCCTGACAGCATCATCGAGATGAAATTCAACGAAATCATGCCTCAGTTTCCTGATATTGAACCGCAGGGAGACGATCCCTTCCTGCAGCAGCTGCACAGTTCCGAACGCAAGTGGGCAGTGCTGGTCGATGAAGAGGACCAGGAACCCAGATTGGCGGTAAACGTCGATAAATTCATCCGCGAAGCGCTCTTTCAGCCGGAATACTTCCGTCCTTATCATCACTGCCACAATCCCATCCTGGTGAGAGACGACAGCACCACGCTGGGAGAAATCATTCCGGAATTTCAGGTA
Proteins encoded:
- a CDS encoding DUF21 domain-containing protein is translated as MGILVWLAIILCVSQSATLSGLNLAYFNVSKLRLEMEIEQGSRKAKKVLELRKDANFLLVTILWANVSVNVLLPLLTGSVLSGIMAFFFSTVVITIVGEIIPQSYFSRHAVEVGAKFAPLLRFYQILLYPVARPTALLLDRWLGREAISYFREDDIKEMINLHMEAEDTEIEKVEGQGVINLLTLDDLPATAEGEILHPDSIIEMKFNEIMPQFPDIEPQGDDPFLQQLHSSERKWAVLVDEEDQEPRLAVNVDKFIREALFQPEYFRPYHHCHNPILVRDDSTTLGEIIPEFQVNPRHSEDDVVDRDIILVWGEEKKVITGADLLGRLLRGIVKNYEIPQQV